In a genomic window of Pseudoalteromonas xiamenensis:
- a CDS encoding Hint domain-containing protein produces the protein MKKPTVKQFVPMLLALSVSHVLTASATEVVDVKDAANVMSHSTGPAASKGAEITKRNEQGVRKLDMTNPQHYKLAKERLNRANRPASKFPQLHKTLDELRTQQFAAKRAAAMTTAETLPPVSETEVDVIKEAHLFLDMNIAVSSDNNEPYLMVRAKSSRFGGTKATYIDILLEDENGNQLAPLGSTMNVLDGKDTLATSVVSLKTLKQQFPNVETIYASSYVELENEDGSISSTIKYTEYPFSWDHIGAAYQTAGLNSADKIAAKDEMKINSVLEDGRPRYTAVHPIDHNNDAVIKICLNRQHADCDYAPDQVGNANEITNVNIPFNGEIRVGHEITEIYPTDLPIDQRPNGVDELTNIYLQEGNYGGATKQSYRGLGSTVKHFSDYLEVEVDTVNKESIIRWNIPRAEGRFGNAKLFSNIAQANWYMTFAVKGFPYFKRRGSTAQPKAFQISITSEQAARFGNYYSEVLPLMKLGYSCLATGTLITMADGSQQAIESIGKGDLVRGALASNPHLTETMKVVDVSVGIEAIKMYRIKGSHGTNLLMTETHPVSTVNKGIVWAKELVAGDQILTEEGSVLVTKVDTESYKDKIYNLRLAPNEGSKFTEARNFAMFANGVAVGDLGTQDEFNYKDQNIRLSPEEILQKLPEKWKTDYLNSLN, from the coding sequence ATGAAAAAGCCTACGGTTAAACAGTTTGTACCGATGCTCTTGGCACTCTCTGTCAGTCACGTTTTAACGGCTTCTGCAACAGAAGTGGTTGATGTAAAGGATGCGGCAAATGTGATGTCTCATTCAACAGGTCCAGCGGCATCTAAAGGTGCAGAGATTACAAAACGAAATGAACAAGGTGTTCGTAAGTTGGATATGACCAATCCACAACATTACAAGTTGGCGAAAGAGCGTTTGAACCGCGCAAATCGCCCTGCAAGTAAATTCCCGCAATTACACAAAACGCTGGATGAACTACGTACGCAGCAATTTGCAGCAAAACGTGCCGCTGCAATGACTACAGCAGAAACGTTGCCACCAGTAAGTGAAACGGAAGTGGACGTGATTAAAGAAGCGCATTTGTTCTTAGACATGAACATTGCGGTATCTAGCGACAACAACGAACCTTATTTGATGGTTCGTGCGAAAAGTTCACGTTTTGGCGGCACTAAAGCTACGTACATTGACATCTTACTTGAAGATGAAAACGGTAATCAGCTTGCGCCGCTTGGCAGTACAATGAACGTATTAGATGGTAAAGATACTTTAGCAACGTCAGTGGTTTCATTGAAAACGTTGAAACAGCAGTTTCCAAATGTAGAAACTATTTACGCAAGTTCGTATGTTGAGTTAGAGAACGAAGATGGTTCGATTAGTTCAACGATCAAGTACACTGAGTACCCATTTTCTTGGGACCACATCGGTGCGGCTTACCAAACGGCAGGCTTAAATTCTGCAGATAAAATTGCGGCAAAAGATGAGATGAAAATAAACTCGGTACTCGAAGATGGGCGTCCTCGTTATACTGCAGTTCATCCAATTGACCACAACAACGATGCGGTAATTAAAATCTGTTTGAACCGTCAGCACGCTGACTGTGACTACGCGCCGGATCAAGTTGGTAATGCAAACGAAATTACCAACGTAAATATCCCGTTCAACGGCGAAATTCGTGTTGGTCATGAAATTACCGAAATTTACCCAACCGATTTACCAATTGACCAACGTCCTAACGGCGTAGATGAACTAACCAACATCTATCTTCAAGAAGGTAACTATGGCGGTGCAACAAAGCAAAGCTACCGTGGCCTTGGCAGCACAGTGAAGCATTTCTCCGATTACCTTGAAGTGGAAGTGGATACGGTAAATAAAGAGTCGATCATCCGCTGGAACATTCCTCGTGCGGAAGGTCGCTTTGGTAACGCGAAACTGTTCTCAAATATCGCGCAAGCTAACTGGTACATGACATTTGCCGTAAAAGGTTTCCCTTACTTCAAACGTCGTGGCAGCACAGCTCAACCAAAAGCATTCCAAATTTCGATTACCTCTGAGCAAGCTGCGCGCTTTGGTAACTATTACAGCGAAGTGTTGCCGCTGATGAAGTTGGGCTATAGCTGTTTAGCAACGGGGACTTTGATCACGATGGCGGATGGTTCACAACAAGCAATCGAATCAATAGGTAAAGGTGATTTGGTCCGTGGTGCACTTGCGAGTAATCCTCACTTAACAGAAACAATGAAAGTGGTGGATGTGTCTGTTGGTATCGAGGCTATCAAGATGTATCGCATCAAGGGCAGCCACGGCACGAACTTGTTAATGACTGAAACTCACCCAGTTTCGACAGTAAATAAAGGTATTGTTTGGGCAAAAGAACTGGTTGCGGGTGATCAAATCTTAACTGAAGAAGGTTCAGTATTGGTGACTAAAGTCGACACGGAAAGCTACAAAGACAAAATCTACAACCTACGACTTGCACCAAATGAAGGCTCTAAGTTCACTGAAGCGCGTAACTTCGCCATGTTCGCCAATGGTGTAGCGGTGGGTGATCTTGGTACACAAGACGAGTTTAACTACAAAGATCAAAACATCCGTCTTTCACCTGAAGAAATCCTTCAAAAGCTGCCTGAAAAATGGAAAACAGACTACCTCAATAGCCTGAACTAA